A genomic region of Rheinheimera sp. MMS21-TC3 contains the following coding sequences:
- a CDS encoding histidine kinase dimerization/phospho-acceptor domain-containing protein, with product MTKSSQQDLAQVIHDVRKPLNRISMQAELIKLVLENDLAKDKALAAVEKIIQSCQDCSSQLQQILTDK from the coding sequence ATGACTAAGTCTAGCCAGCAAGATTTAGCTCAAGTTATTCACGATGTTAGAAAGCCGTTAAACCGCATTTCAATGCAAGCAGAATTAATTAAGTTGGTATTAGAGAATGATTTAGCTAAAGATAAAGCGCTGGCGGCTGTCGAGAAAATTATTCAGTCTTGTCAAGATTGTAGTAGCCAGTTACAGCAGATCCTGACAGATAAATAA
- a CDS encoding sigma-54 dependent transcriptional regulator translates to MLSILLVDDDQEFTKVASHIMEFLGHTVDIAHDLKQAHEWLENNSFDHVLLDFMLPDGSGLHLMDRLKQLSVMPKVTFITGHPSVKSVVAELCGPKVDYLIKPIQREDLERVLSGAKPKQIASAIKMPPMHFGCLVGESAPMQQLYSMIERVAKTSANVMLMGESGVGKEVVAAAIHSASGLKGPLVATNCGGLSKELIGSELFGHEKGAFTGAIAQKTGVFEQAENGTLFLDEVTEMPIDMQPTLLRVLETKQVIRVGSTKETAVNCRIVSATNRSLQQIAEQNILREDIYFRLAVFPIEIPPLRQRTADISLLAKLFLLQFNNENNTSYVLTAAQIKRLEAYDWPGNVRELRHTIHRAVIMSDTKSSHLVLPEVFASPFSFNKDKQQGLTAGKTIEEVEKELIYLTLKKVDGNKTLAAEMLGISAKTLYNRLHAYGGLGEFS, encoded by the coding sequence TTGTTATCAATTTTGCTAGTAGATGATGATCAGGAATTTACCAAAGTAGCCAGCCATATTATGGAGTTTTTAGGCCATACCGTAGATATTGCTCATGACTTAAAGCAAGCCCATGAGTGGCTTGAAAATAATAGTTTTGATCATGTTTTACTGGATTTTATGCTGCCTGATGGTAGCGGTTTACATTTGATGGATAGGCTAAAGCAATTAAGCGTTATGCCAAAAGTGACTTTTATTACAGGGCATCCATCCGTTAAATCTGTAGTTGCAGAATTATGCGGGCCAAAAGTAGATTACTTAATTAAGCCCATCCAGCGTGAAGATTTAGAACGAGTGCTCAGCGGTGCAAAACCTAAGCAGATAGCGTCAGCTATTAAGATGCCACCCATGCACTTTGGCTGCTTAGTAGGTGAGTCAGCGCCTATGCAGCAGCTTTATAGCATGATTGAGCGGGTAGCTAAAACCTCAGCGAATGTGATGCTAATGGGGGAAAGCGGTGTTGGTAAAGAGGTGGTTGCCGCGGCTATTCATAGCGCTAGTGGTCTTAAAGGCCCTTTAGTAGCCACTAACTGTGGTGGTTTATCAAAAGAATTAATTGGTAGTGAATTATTTGGTCATGAAAAAGGCGCTTTTACCGGTGCTATAGCGCAAAAGACTGGGGTGTTTGAGCAAGCAGAAAATGGCACTTTATTTTTAGATGAAGTCACTGAAATGCCAATAGATATGCAACCAACTTTATTGCGAGTGCTAGAAACTAAACAGGTTATTAGGGTTGGTAGCACTAAAGAAACAGCCGTGAATTGTCGCATTGTATCTGCCACTAACCGTTCATTACAGCAAATTGCAGAACAAAATATTTTACGGGAAGATATTTACTTTCGTTTGGCGGTATTTCCAATTGAAATCCCACCTTTACGGCAAAGAACAGCCGACATTAGTTTATTAGCAAAATTGTTTTTATTGCAATTTAATAATGAAAATAATACTAGTTATGTGTTAACGGCGGCACAAATTAAACGCTTAGAAGCATATGACTGGCCGGGTAATGTGCGCGAGTTACGCCATACTATACATAGAGCCGTTATTATGAGCGATACCAAGTCTAGCCACTTAGTGTTACCTGAGGTTTTTGCTTCTCCTTTTTCATTTAATAAAGATAAACAACAAGGTTTAACAGCGGGCAAAACAATTGAAGAAGTAGAAAAAGAATTAATTTATTTGACCTTAAAAAAAGTCGATGGCAATAAAACCTTAGCAGCAGAAATGTTGGGCATTAGCGCTAAAACCTTATATAACCGTTTACATGCTTATGGTGGTTTAGGTGAATTTAGCTAA
- a CDS encoding sensor histidine kinase, with protein sequence MSESTIITKQRGVWLLIGLIVTSIISFNVYLAFNTIKNLSAIQVSLANTGNIILRLDDLHISVISAESGQRGYLLTNDAAFLKPYQSALDKVQAQIAALKALDSEIPAQQQRIARIIDLSTARIAELEQHVTLVKNDKSALSLLALKATSHASVYEQLRQLFNDVNIEEKVYRAALLQRLSKSKNEALVTFTISGITSAMLVIILLLISWSSNRKEQQYLQLLEQKNINLEHTVAERTQELNLYAEELSRSNRELEDFAFVASHDLQEPLRKIQAFGDRLESSYADALTERGLDYLHRMRNAASRMSTLITDLLEFSRVGTRGRDFATTDLNQVLEQVLDDLEIAIKESAAQIDIVGSLPTIQADNSQLQQLFLNLLSNAIKFRQAKQAVHIVIKSQAYAASAAQLALCDNWYQLTISDNGIGFAPEYAEKIFTPFQRLHGRTEYKGTGIGLAVCRRIVERHRGEISASSKLGQGATFSIILPEQATAFAIIGDEDAPQQS encoded by the coding sequence GTGTCAGAATCGACTATTATCACTAAACAACGTGGAGTTTGGCTATTAATAGGTCTAATTGTAACTAGCATTATTAGTTTTAATGTTTATCTTGCTTTTAATACCATCAAAAACTTATCTGCTATTCAAGTTAGCTTAGCGAATACAGGTAATATTATTTTACGTTTAGATGATTTACATATATCTGTCATTTCAGCAGAATCAGGACAACGTGGTTATTTATTAACTAACGATGCTGCTTTCTTAAAACCTTATCAAAGCGCTTTAGATAAAGTGCAAGCTCAAATTGCAGCACTAAAAGCCTTAGATTCAGAAATACCAGCTCAACAACAGCGGATAGCGCGTATTATTGATTTATCAACAGCAAGAATTGCTGAGCTAGAGCAACATGTTACTTTAGTTAAAAATGACAAGTCTGCTTTATCTTTGCTGGCATTAAAAGCAACTTCTCATGCCAGTGTGTATGAGCAATTAAGGCAATTATTTAATGATGTCAATATTGAAGAAAAAGTCTATCGAGCGGCTTTATTACAGCGTTTAAGTAAAAGCAAAAATGAAGCTTTAGTTACCTTTACTATTTCTGGCATCACTAGTGCAATGTTAGTCATTATTTTGCTATTAATTTCGTGGAGCAGTAATCGTAAGGAACAGCAATATTTACAGTTATTAGAGCAGAAAAACATAAACTTAGAACATACAGTGGCTGAGCGAACGCAAGAGCTTAATTTATACGCAGAAGAATTAAGCCGCAGTAATAGAGAGTTAGAAGATTTTGCTTTTGTTGCTTCGCATGACTTGCAAGAGCCCTTACGTAAAATTCAAGCCTTTGGTGATAGGTTAGAGTCTTCTTATGCCGACGCTTTAACAGAGCGTGGTTTAGATTACTTACATCGCATGCGTAATGCAGCAAGTAGAATGTCGACTCTTATTACCGATTTATTAGAGTTTTCTCGGGTAGGCACTCGAGGGCGAGACTTTGCTACAACAGATTTAAATCAAGTGCTAGAGCAAGTGCTGGATGATTTAGAAATTGCGATTAAAGAAAGTGCTGCTCAAATTGATATAGTTGGCTCCTTGCCAACCATTCAGGCAGATAATAGCCAGTTGCAGCAACTGTTTTTAAACCTATTATCTAATGCCATTAAGTTTAGGCAAGCTAAGCAAGCTGTGCATATTGTTATTAAATCCCAAGCTTATGCTGCTAGCGCAGCTCAATTAGCTTTGTGTGATAACTGGTATCAATTAACCATTAGCGATAATGGTATTGGCTTTGCTCCAGAGTACGCAGAAAAAATATTTACGCCATTTCAACGTTTACATGGTCGCACCGAATATAAAGGTACAGGCATAGGTTTAGCCGTTTGTCGGCGCATAGTAGAGCGCCATCGCGGTGAAATTAGCGCTAGCAGTAAGCTAGGGCAAGGCGCTACTTTTAGTATTATTTTGCCAGAGCAAGCAACGGCCTTTGCAATAATAGGAGATGAAGATGCCCCTCAACAAAGCTAG